In the Alphaproteobacteria bacterium genome, TCACCTGATCAAGAACACCCCGAAGGTCACGGGCTTTCTCGGCGCCGACAAGAAGCCGATGCCGATTTCGGACGCGGAGGCCCAGCGCATCCTCAATCAGGTCCAGGAAGGCATCGAGCGGCCGAAGCCCTCGATTTCGTTTGAGGTCGGCGAGCAGGTGCGCGTGTCCGACGGCCCGTTCGCCTCGTTCAACGGAACCGTGGAGGAGGTCGACGAGGGCCGCTCGCGCGTGAAGGTCGCGGTCTCGATCTTCGGCCGCGCCACGCCGGTCGAGCTCGAATTCGGACAGGTCGAGAAGCTCTGAGCGAGCGCCCGAGAAACTCCGCCCTCATCCCGAGGAGCATCGCGAAGCGGTGCGTCTCGAAGGATGGCGGCGCGCTCCCCGCTTGTGGCCATCCTTCGAGGCTCGCTGCGCTCGCGCCTGAGCATGAGGTGTGCAAGTGAGCGGCTTTCGCGTCGCGCTGAAAAGCCGCCTCAACGGCATCTACGCGCGTGCGATCTATCTCCCGCTCTCGTCTTACGCGCAGGATGTCCGCGCGTTCGGCCGCCGCTTGCGCGGCGTGTCGCGCGGGCAGGCGACGCGGCTGCCGGTGGTGCGGTGGCAGGAGGTGCTGCCGCGCCGGCCGGTTTCCATTGTCGAACCGCAGAAGCGCTCCGGCGACGTGAACCTCGCGGAGCTTGCCGTGCTGGCGAGCGCGGCGGCTGCGGCGACAAGCGGCGACGAGATCGCCGAAATCGGCACCTTCGACGGCCGCACGACGCTCAACTTCGCCGTCAACGCACCGCTGCAACTGTCCATTTTCACGCTGGATTTGCCCCCGGACACGGCCCCGAGATTCGACCTGGCGGCAGGCGAGCGCGCCTATGTGGAGAAGCCGCGCTCCGGCCGGCATTTCGCCGAGCCGCGCGCCGAATTCGCGGCCGCCGCGGCGCGCATTACGCAAGCTTACGGCGACTCCGCCGCCTTCGACTGGTCGAGCCATTTCGGCCGCGCGGCCCTTGTTTTTGTGGACGGATCGCACGCCTATGACTATGTGATCGCGGACTCCGATACCGCGTTTCGCCTCGTGGCCGACAAAGGGATGGTCATCTGGCACGACTACGGTGTATGGGAGGGCGTCACCCGCGCACTCGAGGAGATCGAGGCAAGCCGTCATCTCGGCCTGCGGCATATCCGCGGAACGAGCCTGGTGGTTTGGCAACGGTGACGCCGCGCGCTCAAGGCGCGTGATGCAACACGTGGGAGGTGAGGCGGCTCGCCAGGCCGTCGAGATCCGCACCACTGACAGGAGAACCGAATGGCGAAGAAAGTCGCTGGATACCTCAAACTGCAAGTGCCGGCGGGCGCGGCCAATCCGTCCCCGCCGATCGGCCCCGCGCTCGGTCAGCGGGGCTTGAACATCATGGCCTTCTGCAAGGACTTCAACGCGAAGACCTCGCAGATGGAAAAGGGCTCGCCGATCCCGGTGGTGATCACGATCTACGGCGACAAGTCGTTCACCTTCGAGATGCGCACCCCGCCGGTGTCCTACTTCATCAAGAAGGCGGCCAAGCTCGAGAGCGGCTCGAAGACGCCCGGCCGCGACAAGGCCGGCTCCATCACCAAGGCGCAGGTGAAGGAGATCGCCGAGAAGAAGATGGCCGATCTCAACAGCGACACGGTGGAGAGCGCAATGCGCATGATCGAAGGATCGGCGCGGTCGATGGGCATCGAGGTGGTGGCTTAATCATGGCAAAGGACAAACGCATCACCAAGGCCCGCGACGGCATCGACCCCGCGAAGGCCTATTCGCTCGACGAGGCCGTGAAGCTCGTCAAGGAGCGCTGCAAGGCGAAGTTCGACGAGACGGTCGAAATCGCGATGAACCTCGGCGTCGATCCGCGCCACGCCGACCAGATGGTGCGCGGCGTGGTCAACCTGCCGAACGGCACCGGCCGCTCGCAGCGCGTGGCCGTGTTCGCACGCGGCCCCAAGGCCGACGAGGCGAAGGCCGCGGGCGCCGACGTCGTCGGCGCGGAGGAGCTCGTCACCGAGGTGCAGGGCGGCCGCATCGACTTCGACCGCGTGATCGCAACCCCGGACCTGATGCCGCTGGTCGGACGCCTCGGCAAGGTGCTGGGTCCCCGCGGCATGATGCCGAACCCGAAGGTCGGCACCGTCACGATGGACATCAAGGCCGCCGTCGCCGGCGCGAAGGGCGGCTCGGTCGAATTCCGCGTCGAGAAGGCCGGCATCATCCAGGCCGGCGTCGGCAAGGCCTCGTTCACCGCCGAGCAGCTCGCCGCGAACATCCGGGCCTTTGCGGACGCCGTGAACAAGGCCAAGCCCCAGGGCGCCAAGGGCCACTACATCAACCGCGTGGCGATCTCCTCCACGATGGGCCCGGGCGTGAAGGTCGATACCGCGAGCCTGGTGGGGAACGCCGGGGGCACGTGAGCCGTCGCTCGCGCAAACCGAACAAGGGGCGGCGAGGGCAACTTCGCCGCCTTTTTTCGTTAGGCGCGCGTTACTCCGGCGGCGCCGCTCTCTTCGTCCGGCCGCGAGGCGAGGAACGCCTCGATCCGTCGCGCAAGCTCGTTGCGAACCGCGTCGGCATCTTCCGGCATGTCGTTATCGCAGGTGGCGCGATCCTGATGCTGGCTCAACAGGTCATTCAACTCGCGCAAGGTCCGCGTCAGCGACGTGAGCGTGCGGGCGGCGCGCTCCATCTCGCGCGGCGGCATCGGCTCCGCCGCAAGCTTGGCAACGATCGCCTCGATCGCGGGCAGCACGCGCGCGACCGAGACTTGCAGCCGCGGCACGATGACGGCCGGATCGGGCGGCACCTCGTCGCGCGGCACGGCGGCCGGCTCTCCCGGCGCCAGGCCGAGGGGAGGGGCGGGAACGAGCGGCAACGCCGGTTCGACCGGCTGCACCTGCGGCGGGCCCTCGGCCGGGATCGGCAGGCGCCGCCGCGTCCAGCCCCAGCGCCGCATGCGGTCGCGCAGCGTGTTGGGGGAGATGCCGTGGTCGGCGCAGATGTCGCCGACCGGCTTGTCGCTGTGCTCGTACGCGTAGCGGACTTGCGCCCATTCTTCGGGGGTGAGTTTGGGAGGCATGATGGTGCTCTGGGATCTGGCCGCGCGCGCCGGGGCACCCGCGCATGGGACATGCGGCGGGTGATGCAGGCGGCAGGAGCCGCGGATTCAATTGTGGAGAATGGGCCTTGGATAGCGGAGGAGCGTTACGCTGTCAAGGATTTTGTTCTGGGGTTAGGATCGACAGAGATGGGCGGCTAAGCCTTTGAGAAGATTGTAGCCAAAGCCCGATTCAAGTACCGCTAGTCTTGACGCGCGAAATGATGCGTCCGGGGAAGAAAGATTGCCGAAGAAGACTTTGGCCGAAGCGATTTCGGCTTTTGGCGCCAGCGCAAAATCAAAGCTGGCAAGCCCGGCCATCAGCGGCTCGCCGGAAGATCAGCTTCGCAATCCGCTTGAAGTTCTGCTGAAGGACCTCGCTCAGATAAGCGGTCTTGCTCCCGCTTCGATCGCGCTGGTCGGTGAGACCGGTCTCGGGGAATTACGGCTTCGTCCGGATTTTGCCGTCACGGTTAGCAAGGCACTGGTTGGCTTCGTGGAAGTGAAGGCGCCGGGAAAAGGTGCCGACCCGCGCAAGTTCACGAACGCCCATGACAAGGACCAGTGGACCAAGCTCAAGGCGCTTCCGAACCTCCTGTACACTGACGGCAATGCGTTCAGTCTGTGGCGCGACGGTGAGCTCGTCGGCAAAGTCATTCCCCTCGACGGCGACATTGAAACATCCGGCGCGAAGCTGGCAGCGCCAGATGCGCTGCTCGCGCTGATCACCGATTTCTTTCAATGGCAACCGATTCCGCCGAAGACCGCGAAGAAGCTCGCGGAGGTCAGCGCGCGCCTATGCCGTCTTTTGCGCGACGAAGTCGCCGAGCAGATGGAATTGGGAAATCCCGGCCTCACCGAACTTGCCAAGGACTGGCGCAATCTTCTGTTCCCGCAGGCGGGAAACAAGGAATTCGCCGACGGTTATGCCCAGGCGGTCACGTTCGGCCTGCTGGTTGCGCGGGCGCGCGACATTTCATTGTCGAGCGGCACGGAGATGGCCGCGCTTGAATTGCGCAAGACCAATACGCTCATTGGCACAGCGCTGCGTCTTCTCACCGAAGATGAGACGAACCAGAAGGCTCTCAAGACTTCGCTCGACACGCTCACGCGTGTCCTCGACGAGGTGAACTGGCACACCATCAGCAAGGACAAGCCGGAAGCGTGGCTCTATTTCTACGAGGATTTCCTTGAGGTCTACGACAACACGCTGCGCAAGCGCACCGGCTCCTACTACACGCCGCCTGAAGTGGTCTCAGCGATGGTGCGCCTTGCCGACGAGT is a window encoding:
- the rplK gene encoding 50S ribosomal protein L11, with amino-acid sequence MAKKVAGYLKLQVPAGAANPSPPIGPALGQRGLNIMAFCKDFNAKTSQMEKGSPIPVVITIYGDKSFTFEMRTPPVSYFIKKAAKLESGSKTPGRDKAGSITKAQVKEIAEKKMADLNSDTVESAMRMIEGSARSMGIEVVA
- the nusG gene encoding transcription termination/antitermination protein NusG; the protein is MDTVTETKPKRWYIVHAYSNFENKVADSIKDQAKQRGLAHLFDEVLVPKEKVVEVRRGRKVDAERKFFPGYVLVKMDLTDEAYHLIKNTPKVTGFLGADKKPMPISDAEAQRILNQVQEGIERPKPSISFEVGEQVRVSDGPFASFNGTVEEVDEGRSRVKVAVSIFGRATPVELEFGQVEKL
- the rplA gene encoding 50S ribosomal protein L1 — protein: MAKDKRITKARDGIDPAKAYSLDEAVKLVKERCKAKFDETVEIAMNLGVDPRHADQMVRGVVNLPNGTGRSQRVAVFARGPKADEAKAAGADVVGAEELVTEVQGGRIDFDRVIATPDLMPLVGRLGKVLGPRGMMPNPKVGTVTMDIKAAVAGAKGGSVEFRVEKAGIIQAGVGKASFTAEQLAANIRAFADAVNKAKPQGAKGHYINRVAISSTMGPGVKVDTASLVGNAGGT
- a CDS encoding class I SAM-dependent methyltransferase; the protein is MSGFRVALKSRLNGIYARAIYLPLSSYAQDVRAFGRRLRGVSRGQATRLPVVRWQEVLPRRPVSIVEPQKRSGDVNLAELAVLASAAAAATSGDEIAEIGTFDGRTTLNFAVNAPLQLSIFTLDLPPDTAPRFDLAAGERAYVEKPRSGRHFAEPRAEFAAAAARITQAYGDSAAFDWSSHFGRAALVFVDGSHAYDYVIADSDTAFRLVADKGMVIWHDYGVWEGVTRALEEIEASRHLGLRHIRGTSLVVWQR